From a single Prochlorococcus sp. MIT 0603 genomic region:
- a CDS encoding 2-isopropylmalate synthase: MAKDPGRVLIFDTTLRDGEQSPGASLNLEEKLAIAQQLARLGVDIIEAGFPFASQGDFNAVQKIAENVGGEDGPIICGLARASIADIKACGEAISPAPRKRIHTFIATSDIHLEHKLRKSRGDVLKIVPEMVQYAKSLSDDVEFSCEDAARSDPEFLYEVIENAISAGAGTINIPDTVGYTTPSEFGKLISGINNNVPNIDEAILSVHGHNDLGLAVANFLEAVKNGARQLECTINGIGERAGNAALEELVMALHVRRRYFNPFLGKADNSPTPLTAIRTEEITKTSRLVSNLTGMVVQPNKAIVGANAFAHESGIHQDGVLKNRLTYEIVDAKTVGLTDNRISLGKLSGRSAVRARLEELGYDLNRDDLNDAFARFKDLADRKREITDRDLEAIVSEQVMQPEAWFHLHLVQVSCGTALKPTATVTIADQDGIEHTTVALGTGPVDAVCKALKTLTSEQNDLIEFSVKSVTEGIDALGEVTIRLRRNGKIFSGHSADTDVVVAAAQAYLNALNRLVSSEKKSPIHPQHDVVKANL; the protein is encoded by the coding sequence ATGGCCAAAGATCCAGGCCGAGTTCTTATTTTTGATACAACCCTGAGGGATGGAGAACAGTCTCCTGGTGCAAGTCTCAATTTAGAGGAGAAACTTGCTATAGCTCAACAACTTGCCCGATTAGGAGTAGACATTATTGAAGCTGGATTTCCTTTTGCTAGTCAAGGCGACTTTAATGCAGTGCAGAAAATAGCTGAGAATGTTGGAGGTGAAGATGGACCTATTATTTGCGGATTGGCTAGAGCCTCAATTGCAGATATAAAAGCTTGTGGAGAAGCTATTTCCCCTGCTCCTAGAAAAAGAATACATACATTTATTGCAACCAGTGATATTCACCTTGAGCATAAACTTAGAAAGTCACGTGGGGATGTCCTTAAAATTGTTCCCGAAATGGTTCAATATGCAAAATCACTTTCTGATGATGTTGAGTTCTCTTGTGAAGATGCAGCAAGGAGTGATCCTGAATTTTTATACGAAGTAATTGAAAATGCCATCTCTGCAGGAGCAGGAACAATCAATATCCCAGATACAGTCGGATATACTACCCCATCTGAATTTGGTAAATTGATTTCTGGAATCAATAATAATGTTCCAAATATTGATGAAGCGATTCTTTCTGTTCATGGTCACAATGATTTGGGCCTTGCAGTAGCTAATTTTCTTGAGGCTGTAAAAAATGGAGCAAGGCAATTAGAATGCACCATTAATGGAATAGGAGAAAGGGCAGGCAATGCGGCCCTTGAAGAGCTTGTCATGGCATTACATGTACGAAGACGTTATTTCAATCCATTCCTTGGGAAGGCTGATAATAGTCCAACCCCATTAACAGCAATTAGAACTGAAGAAATTACTAAAACATCTCGATTGGTCTCCAATCTCACTGGGATGGTTGTACAACCTAATAAGGCGATTGTTGGTGCTAATGCTTTTGCTCATGAGTCGGGAATTCATCAAGATGGTGTTTTGAAGAATCGACTTACCTATGAAATTGTTGACGCTAAAACTGTTGGACTAACTGACAATAGAATTTCTCTAGGTAAGTTAAGTGGAAGGAGTGCTGTCAGAGCAAGGCTTGAAGAGCTTGGATATGATCTCAATAGGGACGATTTGAATGATGCATTTGCAAGATTTAAAGATTTAGCAGATCGTAAGAGAGAAATTACTGATAGAGACCTTGAGGCAATAGTTAGTGAACAAGTTATGCAACCAGAAGCATGGTTTCATTTGCATTTAGTTCAGGTTAGTTGTGGAACTGCTTTAAAGCCAACAGCAACAGTAACTATTGCTGATCAAGATGGTATAGAACACACAACAGTTGCCTTGGGAACGGGGCCAGTAGATGCTGTATGTAAAGCACTCAAAACTTTGACTTCTGAACAAAATGATTTAATTGAATTTTCGGTTAAATCAGTTACTGAAGGGATAGATGCACTTGGTGAAGTGACAATCAGGCTTAGACGAAATGGGAAGATTTTTTCAGGACATTCAGCAGACACTGATGTTGTTGTGGCTGCAGCTCAGGCTTACCTCAATGCACTTAA
- a CDS encoding glycoside hydrolase family 57 protein translates to MAKGKLAIILHAHLPYVRSTKPGSLEEDWYFQALMECYLPLLQVLEESSKNTNENPKLTISLSPTLLSLINDEDLKKRFPRWLKIRLNLLSKVEKEQQTAADFLAEKIKNQLDNWFGCEGDLIKRFSELRNNQVIDILTCAATHGYLPLLRENKECVKAQLSTAVKQHFRFFGTNPQGIWLPECAYYEGLDKLMLENGLRYSVLDGHGVLHAHPRPRYGIYAPICTKSGVAFFGRDSESTLPVWSAKHGYPGDPNYREFHRDLGWDLPLSTLKKIGINENRPLGLKLNKVTGANISLNQKGFYDPIIAERKTKEHAKSYLLGRKLQVENLSKTIDKQPILVAPFDAELFGHWWFEGPSFLAEIFRQVNKQEIEFVRLNDILSKKSSIQLCEPCPSSWGQGGFHNYWINESNSWVIAEWSKAGKAMVEKCTKGVENDFEIRILQQAGRELLLCQSSDWSFILRAGTTTELAKERINRHLKRFWILIEALDSKEKLSKSTLIQFENDDNIFPLIQAKDWQEIEDN, encoded by the coding sequence TTGGCAAAAGGAAAGCTCGCTATAATCTTGCATGCGCACCTCCCATACGTGAGGTCAACAAAACCTGGTTCTCTGGAAGAAGACTGGTATTTTCAAGCCCTAATGGAATGTTATCTTCCACTTTTACAAGTTCTGGAAGAATCCTCAAAAAATACGAATGAGAATCCAAAACTGACAATTTCACTTTCTCCAACTCTTCTTTCTCTTATAAATGATGAGGATTTAAAAAAAAGATTCCCAAGGTGGCTCAAAATTAGATTAAATCTATTGAGCAAAGTTGAAAAAGAACAACAAACCGCTGCTGATTTTTTAGCTGAAAAAATCAAGAATCAACTCGATAATTGGTTTGGCTGTGAAGGGGATTTAATTAAAAGATTTTCAGAGTTAAGGAATAATCAAGTTATAGATATTCTTACTTGCGCAGCTACACATGGATATCTTCCTCTTCTTAGAGAGAACAAAGAGTGTGTCAAAGCTCAACTTTCAACAGCTGTCAAACAACACTTTCGTTTTTTTGGGACCAATCCACAAGGCATTTGGCTCCCTGAATGTGCCTACTATGAAGGATTGGATAAACTAATGCTAGAGAATGGTCTTAGGTACTCTGTACTAGATGGGCATGGAGTTTTACATGCCCATCCCAGACCAAGATATGGGATATATGCTCCAATATGCACAAAAAGTGGAGTAGCATTTTTCGGAAGAGATAGTGAGTCAACCCTACCCGTATGGTCAGCAAAGCATGGCTACCCAGGAGATCCAAATTATAGAGAATTTCATCGAGATTTAGGTTGGGATCTACCTTTAAGTACCTTAAAAAAGATTGGAATAAATGAGAATAGGCCACTTGGTCTTAAACTTAACAAAGTAACTGGTGCAAATATATCTCTTAATCAAAAAGGCTTTTACGATCCTATAATTGCTGAAAGAAAAACAAAAGAACATGCCAAATCATACTTATTAGGGAGAAAGCTTCAAGTTGAAAATCTATCGAAAACAATTGATAAACAACCTATACTTGTAGCACCATTTGATGCAGAACTTTTTGGGCATTGGTGGTTTGAAGGTCCTTCTTTCCTCGCAGAGATCTTTAGACAAGTTAACAAGCAAGAAATAGAGTTTGTAAGGTTAAATGATATTTTATCTAAAAAGAGCAGTATTCAATTGTGTGAACCATGTCCTTCAAGTTGGGGGCAGGGAGGCTTTCACAATTATTGGATTAATGAAAGTAATTCCTGGGTTATAGCTGAATGGAGTAAAGCTGGTAAAGCAATGGTAGAAAAATGTACTAAAGGAGTTGAAAATGATTTTGAAATTAGAATTCTTCAACAGGCTGGAAGAGAATTACTTCTATGTCAATCATCAGACTGGAGTTTTATACTTCGTGCTGGAACTACTACAGAGCTTGCTAAAGAAAGAATCAATAGACACTTAAAAAGATTCTGGATTTTAATAGAAGCTTTAGACAGTAAAGAAAAACTATCAAAATCAACCTTGATACAGTTTGAAAACGACGATAATATTTTTCCGCTAATACAAGCCAAAGACTGGCAAGAGATAGAAGATAATTGA